TCCCCGGACGGCCGGGCGTCTACTACGAAGCGGAGTTCGACGCGATCACGTTCGATCCACAGATGCAGGAGATCGTCGACGGCAACGTCGTCGAGGTGGTCGAGTTCGGCGCGTTCGTCGGCATCGGCCCCGTCGACGGACTGCTCCACGTCTCGCAGATCTCCAACGAGTATCTCGCATACGACGGCGAGAACCAGCAACTCGCCTCCACGGAGTCGAACCAGACGCTCGGCGTCGGCGACTCCGTCCGGGTGCGGATCGTCACGAAGAGCATCGACGAGCGCAACCCGCGCGACTCGAAGATCGGGCTCACGGCGAAACAGCCCGGACTCGGCAAGCACGGCTGGCTCGAGGCCAAGCGCCGCGAGAGCGAAGCGGAGGCCGGTGACTGATGGCGAAGAAACGGCTCGCCTGCCGCGAGTGTCACCACATCAACGAGCCGAACAACCAGACCTGTGACCTCTGTGGCTCCTCGTCGCTGACGGAAGACTGGGCGGGGTACGTCTACATCACACACCCCGAGGAGAGCGAGATCGCCGCGGAGATGAACGTCGCCGACCCCGGCGGCTACGCGCTGAAAGTCCGCTGACGGCGATGCTCCGGCTCCGGCTCCCACGAGCGCTCCGAAGCGCGTTCAAAGAGCCCTTCGGCCCCGTCTACACCGACGCCGACGCGCTCCTCGACGCGGTCGACGGCCCCGTGATCGCCGTCGGCGATGTCGTCACCGCCCACCTCGTCCGCGCCGGGCGCGTCCCCGACGTCGCCGTCGTCGACGGCCGGACGAAACGGGAGGCGATCTCGACGGCGACCGCGGACGCGCTCGACGGGCTCCCGGACGGTGAACGGGTCGAGAACTCCGCCGGCGAACTCACGGAGGGACTGCTCCGGGCGCTCACGGAGGCGATCGCCGCGGCGGAACCGCGGGTGCTGGACGTCGACGGCGAGGAGGACCTCGCGACGCTTCCAGCGGTGGTCGCCGCGGCCGATGGGGCGAGCGTCGTCTACGGCCAGCCCGACGAGGGGATGGTTCTCGTCCGCGTCACGCCCGAGACGCGGGCGGAGATGGCCGCTCTGCTGGAACGGTTCGAGGGTGACGCCGACGCCGCGCTGTCGCTTCTCCGTGGGGCCACCACGTGACGGTCGGGGCGACGGGAGCCAGTGAGCCGGGTGGGTCGTGTTCCCACCCCGCCGGTCGTTCGAGGCGACGGACGGCGTCTCGCCGGCCAGCACGGTCACGTCCTTCGAAATCCTTTTGGTCGCATCGGGGGGAGTTAGGGGTAACTGACCATGGAAATCGAAATCATCGACGAGGACGAGAACCCGATGTTACACCGAACGGACGTCCGCTTCGAGGTCGTCCACGAGGAAGCGACCCCCTCCCGGCTCTCCGTGCGTGACAGCCTCGCCGCCAAACTGAACAAGGACTCCGCGGAGGTCGTCATCCACGCGCTCGACACCAAGTTCGGTATGCGGAAGACCGTCGGCTACGCGAAGGTGTACGACAACCCCGCGTTCGCCCGCGACGTCGAACAGGAGTACATGCTCGAACGGAACAAGATCACGAGCGGCGACGAGCCCGAAGTCGAGGCCGAAGAGGCCTGACTTCCGAACCGGTGCGCGTTCTCGGTATCGAAGGAACGGCGTGGGCAGCGAGTGCTTCGGTCTTCGACACCGAGGCCGACGAGGTCTTCATCGCGTCGGACCCGTACGAACCCGAGAGCGGCGGCATTCACCCCCGCGAGGCGGCCGAACACATGGGTGATGCCATCCCGTCCGTCGTCGAGGAGGCGCTCGCATACGCGCGGGGCCTCGCTTCTTCCCACGACGACGGTGAACGGGCGGCACCGATCGACGCCGTCGCGTTCTCACGCGGCCCCGGCCTGGGACCGTGTCTTCGGATCGTCGGGACCGCGGCGCGCGCGCTCGCCGGCTCGCTCGGGGTCCCGCTCGTCGGCGTCAACCACATGATCGCACACC
This Salinigranum marinum DNA region includes the following protein-coding sequences:
- a CDS encoding DNA-directed RNA polymerase yields the protein MYKRVRLKDTVEVPPRHLADVTPQRVKRLLQDKLEGRMDEDVGSVVSVAKVHDIGEGSVLPGRPGVYYEAEFDAITFDPQMQEIVDGNVVEVVEFGAFVGIGPVDGLLHVSQISNEYLAYDGENQQLASTESNQTLGVGDSVRVRIVTKSIDERNPRDSKIGLTAKQPGLGKHGWLEAKRRESEAEAGD
- the spt4 gene encoding transcription elongation factor subunit Spt4, translating into MAKKRLACRECHHINEPNNQTCDLCGSSSLTEDWAGYVYITHPEESEIAAEMNVADPGGYALKVR
- a CDS encoding GTP-dependent dephospho-CoA kinase family protein, which codes for MLRLRLPRALRSAFKEPFGPVYTDADALLDAVDGPVIAVGDVVTAHLVRAGRVPDVAVVDGRTKREAISTATADALDGLPDGERVENSAGELTEGLLRALTEAIAAAEPRVLDVDGEEDLATLPAVVAAADGASVVYGQPDEGMVLVRVTPETRAEMAALLERFEGDADAALSLLRGATT
- a CDS encoding 30S ribosomal protein S24e; this encodes MEIEIIDEDENPMLHRTDVRFEVVHEEATPSRLSVRDSLAAKLNKDSAEVVIHALDTKFGMRKTVGYAKVYDNPAFARDVEQEYMLERNKITSGDEPEVEAEEA